A genome region from Natronobeatus ordinarius includes the following:
- a CDS encoding heparin lyase I family protein → MARNRSMPDGEHPVNVDSRTPKPIGRRSFLNLAGGAVAATVGAAGANPVSASDGDDVDVVEIDYDRHRRPSDVYRVWTCEAGQASFTSDLAYDGEQALEIALEAGGSCGTNTHFDIAAEFGYQPQEIYDSFMIRLSDDWTMAPDDQCKISRAALSYSAGDGHSGGGLPNGANGWSSGLVIANRGARPNGQYNLASYVYHMDGGRENSGPWETTRITPGRWHRIEQYLKVNSTDGNGAATNDGVYRVWVDGELGFERTNYRWTTDTTANAIEYCGPYIRYGGGETAPQNMAAYYDDHAMVFGTDLDLEQLR, encoded by the coding sequence ATGGCACGTAATCGTTCGATGCCTGACGGTGAACACCCGGTTAACGTCGATTCGCGGACTCCGAAGCCGATCGGACGGCGGTCGTTTCTGAACCTGGCGGGCGGCGCGGTAGCTGCCACCGTGGGAGCGGCGGGAGCGAACCCGGTCTCGGCCAGCGACGGCGACGACGTCGACGTCGTCGAGATCGATTACGACCGGCATCGTCGGCCGTCGGACGTCTATCGCGTCTGGACGTGCGAGGCGGGTCAAGCCTCGTTTACCAGCGACCTCGCCTACGACGGGGAGCAGGCGCTCGAGATCGCCCTCGAGGCGGGCGGGAGCTGCGGGACGAACACGCATTTCGATATCGCAGCCGAGTTCGGCTACCAGCCCCAGGAGATCTATGATAGCTTTATGATTAGATTATCGGACGACTGGACGATGGCGCCGGACGATCAATGTAAGATTTCGCGAGCGGCGCTGTCGTACTCGGCCGGCGACGGCCACTCGGGTGGCGGGCTACCGAACGGCGCGAACGGATGGTCTTCGGGACTCGTGATCGCCAACCGAGGGGCCAGGCCGAACGGCCAGTACAACCTCGCCTCGTACGTCTACCACATGGACGGCGGTCGCGAGAACTCCGGGCCGTGGGAGACGACGAGAATCACGCCGGGTCGGTGGCACCGCATCGAACAGTACCTCAAAGTAAACTCGACCGACGGGAACGGCGCTGCGACGAACGACGGCGTCTATCGCGTCTGGGTGGACGGTGAGCTCGGATTCGAGCGAACGAACTACCGGTGGACGACCGACACTACCGCCAACGCGATCGAGTACTGCGGGCCGTACATCCGCTACGGCGGCGGCGAGACGGCACCGCAGAATATGGCCGCTTACTACGACGATCACGCGATGGTCTTCGGAACTGACCTCGACCTCGAGCAGCTGCGCTGA